In Saccharomycodes ludwigii strain NBRC 1722 chromosome III, whole genome shotgun sequence, one DNA window encodes the following:
- the RIB5 gene encoding riboflavin synthase (similar to Saccharomyces cerevisiae YBR256C | RIB5 | RIBoflavin biosynthesis) produces the protein MFTGIIETQGVIKAIDKNPDNFSVEIEIPKDKESFLEDCHIGDSISCGGICLTVISFTSNSFRVGISQETLRRTNIEKMWQSIPNAHVNLERAMGHGNTRFGGHYVQGHIDTVATIISKESEGDSINYGFELRDPEYEQYIVEKGFITIDGASLTVTKIEGPKFWISMIKHTQGILCPREIGDLVNIEVDLTGKLISKQVKLYLGKHLNK, from the coding sequence ATGTTTACTGGCATAATAGAAACCCAAGGTGTAATTAAAGCTATCGATAAAAACCCTGATAATTTCAGCGTTGAAATTGAAATTCCCAAAGATAAAGAATCTTTCCTAGAAGATTGTCACATTGGCGATTCCATATCATGTGGCGGTATATGTTTAACAGTTATTTCATTCACTTCAAACTCCTTTAGAGTGGGCATATCCCAAGAAACTTTACGAAGAACaaacattgaaaaaatgTGGCAGTCCATACCAAACGCCCATGTAAACTTAGAAAGAGCAATGGGTCATGGTAATACCAGGTTTGGTGGGCACTATGTTCAAGGCCATATTGATACAGTTGCTACTATCATAAGCAAAGAATCTGAAGGTGATTCTATAAATTATGGTTTTGAATTGCGCGATCCTGAATATGAACAGTATATTGTTGAAAAGGGATTTATTACAATTGATGGTGCATCTTTAACTGTTACCAAAATTGAAGGGCCTAAATTCTGGATAAGCATGATCAAACATACCCAGGGAATTTTATGTCCAAGAGAAATTGGTGATTTAGTGAACATCGAGGTTGATTTAACGGGCAAGTTAATTTCCAAACAGGTGAAACTATACTTAGGGAAACATTTGAATAAATAG
- the SNL1 gene encoding Snl1p (similar to Saccharomyces cerevisiae YIL016W | SNL1 | Suppressor of Nup116-C Lethal), with product MNNLTSIISNYVDTKKIKHVLDKTQSYVDQTKFVTSKNIFTAISFCLLSLIYLLAKSTPKKKKKLQKKKSHKNRDIGLSTSKPPSKKSHDEQIKSALNKYDSEYKEGVTRLVTNYNPELQDDVYQKNYYNEMLLKLLIELDGVDLTTIENPELKSELKSKRKTAIRSIQAELHKLDAL from the coding sequence ATGAATAATTTGACAAGTATAATTAGTAATTATGTTGATACTAAAAAGATTAAGCATGTATTAGATAAAACACAATCGTATGTTGATCAAACAAAGTTTGTTACatcaaaaaacatttttaccGCCATATCATTTTGCTTATTAAGTTTGATTTATCTGTTGGCCAAATCAAcacctaaaaaaaaaaagaaattgcaaaagaaaaaaagtcatAAAAATAGAGACATAGGTCTTTCAACTAGTAAACCTCCTTCGAAAAAAAGTCATGATGAACAGATTAAAAGTGCTTTAAACAAATATGATAGTGAATATAAAGAAGGGGTGACCAGATTAGTGACAAACTACAATCCAGAGTTGCAAGATGATgtatatcaaaaaaattattacaatgaaatgttattaaagttattgATTGAATTAGATGGTGTTGATTTAACAACCATTGAGAATCCTGAATTGAAAAGTGAGTTGAAAAGCAAAAGGAAAACTGCCATCAGATCCATTCAAGCTGAATTGCATAAATTGGACGCATTATAA
- the STS1 gene encoding Sts1p (similar to Saccharomyces cerevisiae YIR011C | STS1 | Sec Twenty-three Suppressor 1), with amino-acid sequence MSTSTNATVVKKIGFQWGFKPNTNSNNNNSNNNNNNNNNNNNNNNNNNNRAVNANKIQTNDLINLSSDKHLLSSDNDVSREVSDIFRINNNSKDNNYIHSLNFYNANDSGNGINSTNNATHNSINSNKSKLKRSRHFQFDAAADITNGSNMNGHISKKRSSFYSLNNTKSRNNLHNSKKPFMKSHPLSISRIVELMNKEQLEKLILTLVQNHPQLTSSIYTSCANDSNISSSTSTPMLIDQMCNKLHEKLKLVHKVIPYSLDNEVNSLYNDYCFERIKVQLLEFLNCCIEYIQFIDVIKEKWRLLDEICKMLIKVPKFSNEINNYYFRLCLEQIDRFWYESIMMSIINNGTTELSNNNPTNSINNDWYYILGDRLKNHILALGGYDTFKLLANLLQQEDERTSLQYGGAYDGNNTSNVNGFIVSNSLNPAGHINNINPNNGDKTASHNWY; translated from the coding sequence ATGTCTACTTCTACTAATGCTACAGTTGTTAAGAAAATAGGTTTTCAATGGGGGTTTAAGCCAAATACTAactctaataataataatagtaataataataataataataataataataataataataataataataataataataatcgtGCTGTCAATGCCAACAAAATTCAAACTAATGATCTCATAAATTTAAGTTCAGATAAACATCTTTTATCATCTGATAACGATGTTTCTAGGGAAGTAAGTGACATATTtagaataaataacaacTCCAAggataataattatattcaCTCTTTAAACTTCTACAATGCTAATGATAGTGGTAATGGTATTAACAGTACTAACAACGCCACTCATAATAGCATCAACAgtaataaatctaaattaaaaaggtCTAGGcattttcaatttgatGCTGCAGCTGACATTACTAATGGCTCAAATATGAATGGTcatatttctaaaaaaagatcaagCTTTTATTCGCTAAACAATACCAAGTCTCGCAATAATCTCCATAACAGCAAAAAACCATTCATGAAATCACATCCATTGTCTATATCCAGAATTGTGGAGCTAATGAATAAAGAACAACTGGagaaattaatattaacacTAGTGCAAAATCACCCACAATTAACAAGCTCTATATACACATCATGTGCTAACGATAGCAATATCAGTAGTAGCACATCCACGCCAATGTTAATTGATCAGATGTGTAATAAATTGCatgaaaaattgaaattagtTCATAAAGTGATACCATATTCTTTGGATAATGAGGTTAATTCACTCTATAATGattattgttttgaaaGGATTAAAGTGCAATTATTGGAGTTTTTAAACTGCTGTATAGAAtatattcaatttattgatgtaattaaagaaaaatggaGACTATTAGATGAAATATGCAAGATGTTAATTAAGGTTCCTAAATTTTCAAACGagattaataattattattttagatTATGTTTGGAACAAATTGATAGATTTTGGTATGAGAGTATTATGATGAGTATTATAAACAACGGTACTACTGAATTAAGCAATAATAACCCTACTAACAGTATTAACAACGATTGGTATTATATACTTGGAGATAGACTTAAAAACCATATTTTAGCATTAGGTGGGTATGatacttttaaattacTAGCCAACCTTTTACAGCAAGAAGATGAAAGAACTAGTTTACAATATGGTGGTGCTTATGATGGTAACAATACTAGCAACGTTAATGGTTTTATAGTTAGCAATAGCTTGAACCCTGCAGGccatattaataatatcaatccTAATAATGGTGATAAAACTGCTAGTCATAACTGGTATTAA
- the BAR1 gene encoding aspartyl protease BAR1 (similar to Saccharomyces cerevisiae YIL015W | BAR1 | BARrier to the alpha factor response), with the protein MTLSKKKITNNSNYNDSKEKRCSEKMALQNQGYFFSTSLKIGSPVQTIEVLVDTGSSDLFISSTSNPYCGNICQQFGAFNPNNSESYKELPYDFFSYFGDGTVVNGTWASETITLDNGNKLPDLQFGLVTTGQALVSGVLGLGLTSLESVVNYENCPNLYYDNFPASLSKNGLIASNSYSIQMFAETSSIIFGGVDLGLIEDGFMFTYPLISDSRFAITMQSLKSAGKTIIKNKVSVYLDTGTTTLTLPQNYADSLASTFNATWDSNQFAYMLPTCVDKSRKDIVVEVNFGDITINIESSDMIAEQDGQCALNLLPTNTNQIILGDPFFLNAYTVFDLDNREISIAKLNKDPFYSSVKDITYWVPGAIKGWYYGSTAKRTFNRATTTTILSVNTAANEKYEAFKDIEGFDKFWE; encoded by the coding sequence ATGACactttccaaaaaaaaaataactaataatagtaattatAATGAcagtaaagaaaaaagatgttCGGAAAAAATGGCATTGCAAAATCAAGGATATTTCTTTTCGACAAGCTTAAAAATTGGCTCGCCAGTACAAACCATTGAGGTCTTAGTGGATACAGGTTCATCTGACTTATTCATTTCGAGCACTTCTAATCCATATTGTGGTAATATTTGTCAACAATTTGGTGCCTTCAACCCAAATAATTCAGAAAGTTATAAGGAATTGCCATATGACTTCTTTAGTTATTTTGGTGATGGAACTGTGGTTAATGGGACCTGGGCATCTGAAACCATAACATTGGATAATGGCAATAAGTTACCAGACCTTCAATTTGGTCTAGTCACCACTGGGCAAGCATTGGTCAGCGGTGTCTTGGGTTTGGGTTTAACATCATTAGAAAGCGTTGTAAATTATGAAAATTGTCCtaatttatattatgaTAATTTCCCAGCAAGTTTAAGCAAAAATGGTTTAATTGCAAGCAACAGCTATTCCATACAAATGTTTGCAGAGACAAGCTCTATAATATTTGGGGGCGTTGATTTGGGTTTAATTGAAGATGGTTTTATGTTCACTTACCCCTTAATTTCTGATTCTAGATTTGCAATCACCATGCAATCATTAAAAAGTGCTGGGaaaactattattaaaaataaagtttctGTTTATTTAGACACGGGTACAACAACATTAACCTTGCCCCAAAACTACGCCGACTCTTTGGCTTCAACGTTTAATGCCACGTGGGATTCTAATCAATTTGCTTATATGCTTCCTACTTGTGTTGATAAAAGCAGGAAAGACATAGTAGTTGAAGTCAACTTTGGTGATATCACTATTAACATCGAGTCATCCGATATGATTGCTGAGCAAGACGGCCAATGTGCATTAAATTTGTTGCCAACAAACACAAACCAGATTATATTGGGtgatcctttttttttaaatgcaTATACTGTTTTTGATCTAGATAACCGTGAAATATCGATTGCCAAATTGAATAAAGATCCATTTTATAGTTCCGTAAAGGATATTACTTACTGGGTTCCTGGTGCTATCAAGGGATGGTATTACGGTTCCACTGCAAAAAGAACATTTAATCGTGCAACTACCACTACCATATTATCGGTAAATACGGCAGCTAATGAAAAGTATGAAGCTTTCAAAGATATTGAAGGTTTTGACAAGTTTTGGGAATGa
- the SQT1 gene encoding Sqt1p (similar to Saccharomyces cerevisiae YIR012W | SQT1 | Suppressor of QSR1 Truncations) has product MSDNLQHQQIEDIDDAEYINLAEVDEEIQVSDDLPVPNESEFQEDKPEEQQPLEIAPADEQPDIEIDMSNNSIAYFDKHSDSIFCVSHHPKLPLVCSGGADNVAYLWTSHSVPPKFAQSIEHSESVIACAFTSQQGKYLITCDMNGICKVSKSSKDGSRWKNIGELQQCDEIVWMKTHPTIESIFAFGGIDGSVWCYSIEESTDELVLLMSGFAHQQDCSMGDFLPSIQNDTNNPSPVQLVTCSIDGTIVVWNCYTGDIIHKWTSSDFKGLECPWISLSCFTKNIACVGSNNGCLTVINCTSGHVLHLNPCVITLKPEEEESNASIESIAWCTSGGMPLLCVGLVRGDVLLYETTSMRLRSSVTLPDSATKILFRDLDIFISCINGNVYKYDARKFHEPTFTCVGHNTGVLDFCFAGKDKIVTAGDEGVSLIFKC; this is encoded by the coding sequence atgagtgATAATTTACAACACCAACAAATAGAAGATATTGACGACGCAGAATACATCAACCTTGCTGAAGTTGATGAAGAAATTCAAGTTTCCGATGATTTGCCAGTCCCAAATGAATCTGAATTTCAAGAGGATAAACCAGAAGAACAACAACCTTTAGAGATAGCACCGGCGGATGAACAACCCGATATCGAAATTGATATGAGTAACAATAGTATTGCttattttgataaacaTAGTGATAGTATTTTTTGTGTCTCACATCACCCTAAATTGCCCTTAGTTTGTTCTGGTGGTGCGGATAATGTTGCATATCTATGGACTTCTCATTCTGTGCCACCTAAATTTGCTCAATCCATTGAGCATAGTGAGAGTGTCATTGCCTGTGCATTTACTAGTCAACAaggtaaatatttaatcaCATGTGATATGAATGGTATTTGTAAGGTGAGCAAAAGCTCTAAAGATGGCTCTCGTTGGAAAAATATTGGTGAATTACAACAATGCGATGAAATTGTTTGGATGAAAACCCATCCCACTATCGAATCAATTTTCGCATTTGGCGGAATTGACGGCAGTGTATGGTGCTATTCTATTGAGGAATCAACTGATGAATTAGTTTTGTTAATGAGTGGATTTGCCCATCAACAGGATTGCTCTATGGGTGATTTCTTACCATCAATTCAAAATGATACTAATAATCCATCACCTGTCCAATTAGTTACATGTTCTATAGATGGAACCATAGTGGTCTGGAATTGTTATACTGGTGATATTATTCACAAATGGACAAGCAGTGACTTCAAAGGGCTAGAATGTCCCTGGATATCATTAAGTTGTTttaccaaaaatattgctTGTGTCGGATCAAATAATGGGTGCTTAACCGTAATAAACTGTACTAGCGGACATGTTTTACATTTGAATCCATGTGTTATAACTTTAAAACCGGAAGAGGAAGAGTCTAATGCATCCATCGAAAGTATTGCCTGGTGTACTTCTGGTGGGATGCCGTTATTATGTGTCGGTTTAGTCAGAGGCGATGTGCTACTTTATGAAACAACTTCTATGAGACTAAGATCTTCGGTTACACTGCCCGATAGTGCTACCAAGATTTTATTTAGAGATTTagatattttcatttcctGTATTAACGGGAATGTTTATAAATATGATGCAAGAAAATTTCATGAACCCACTTTTACATGTGTCGGTCACAACACGGGTGTTCTagatttttgttttgctGGTAAGGATAAAATAGTTACTGCTGGTGACGAAGGTGTATcgttaatatttaaatgttaA